In Carassius carassius chromosome 2, fCarCar2.1, whole genome shotgun sequence, the DNA window attattattttctatcaattttactggtagtacactgtatgaataatttttgggtataataagtcatgtttactttattttgctatactcacttatataaataaactatagtgCCCTGCAACCactagtaaaaatatataaaaaatcatctggtgtctgaataatttttggttctgtggaataattcttgttaaaactacaaagtgagttattttctttctttcattttcttggattaacattaaggacaccAAAAGCATATAGTAAATTAGgagcggtcactttaagagacaatgcatccattaaagatacacatccgatttctttgtCAACTGTTTATTTTCACTAGAGACATAACCGacaggtttcattttttttttttttcgagaataCTCTCCAAGAGGGTACTTTGACATAATTTGCACAGAACACCGCATGCGCGCTgctgctgaagtgggctctttcacatctttttctgtttgcatgtttaaactgcgatttgtttttgttcgttcaggtgcaggaggacgcgaaGGAGAGAGCTCGGTTCGGTGTTGCGGTCTGTGTGACGCGGCTCTCTGCATGAGCACGGTAGGCCTGCTCAGTTGAGTTTTTTActcgtcttgtgtttgaatgctttaaactcttttgaatgtttaaattggcaaagtTTAAAAACACGTGCAAATGATACGTTTTTGTggcgatgcgcagcagtggccacTGTCCTGAACATCTTTTTAATCCTGGCCTCGACCagatcgtcaccacctttcaccccacgaGTGACGGGCCTGACTGGGAATAATGAgtgtaatttaatttgttaataacAATATAAGAAAAGCTCTCCAAGAAAACTGACAATAGTCATATAGTTTTCTATAGTAGTTTATGGTTTTACTGGTGTTTATCATTTAGTGTTTATATTATCTATAGGGTACAGTTTGTGGAGATGAGGAACTGTTGAAAAACTGAGGTAGTTAAAAGCAAGTTAGAGTTGTGCTGCTATTAGTGTACATGGATAGACTTTGCAGTACGGTTCTAgacattaacattattaatatattatgtattagATAACATGAACAgtgaactacatttttttttatagtttatcatTCTTAcagttttttaactttattaatctACTTTAGGCTAATGTTAATTTCTAGATGTATACTAACACATCAGTtgaataaatgaatgtttatgaATGTGTTAcgaacaaacataaataaaaataaacaaaagtacatttataaattaactttaaGCTTgattaataaattctgtaaatCGGCAGCAGGCATGTATGTATTTGAGCAATGGCTTGTATTGAGTTGTGCTTGTAGAGCTTTGATCTGagactgttctgttctgttctgttctgtgtaCTGTTACCCCCTCTTTCCACCGAACCTTTATCAAGTGTCGCTTTCAAAGAAGTATTGTGTTGGTCAGAGTCTGCTCACCTCTAGCCAATCCTGGTCCCTCTCCTCCTCCTTATCACATGTTTGCTTCAATCACGGTCAGGCTGGAGAATGACTGAACATTGAAAGTCCCACCCACTTTTGTTGGCTATTAAACACATGGATTTGGATATGGATCAAAACTTAGGATATCTGCTGGAAAAACCGAATGCATTGCAGGTTTGTCTTTCTCCTCATGCCTCAAGTTAAACATGATTGTCATGTGACGGTGGAATTGGTGGACCTGAAAGTAAGCTTGAGTTAACTTTTAGTTAGTCTTGCCAACTGCACCTGAAAAAGTGCACTCAGAAAACATTCAGTACCATATCTTTGTTAAAATAATGTTGCGAAGTTATTGATAATGTGATATTTTTTGTCAgtagtgaaaaatattttttacaagctTGACAAACGTTTGGCAGAAAACGAAATGGACAGTTTAAATGAAATTttgatgtgtgtttgtttatactGTGAGTCTTTAAGTTAAATGAGTGTATTCATAGTGCTACATAATGGACCATAATGGCTGCGTGGATGTCTCTGTCTCCAAATCAATTGGCAAATCCCATTTAATTTACTCATGCTATTTCTTTTCAGTAGGCTTAGCATTAGTAGCCACTTGTGGACATTAGCCTCGGTGTCTTGATTTCTTATCTGCGTAGAATGAGAAAAGATTCCGGATGCACAAATTAATGGGTTTTGAAAGAGGTTTAATCatttaactaaacaaaaatgtGGTCTATGTGAACTCTTCTACTgactttacagcagaatttgaatgttatttattctatattatttgttttactaCTCATTTTTCTTGAATTCTCGCAGacttgatttgcagttgattttggtCAGGGCTTCTTGACTGTAGTATGAACTGAACCATTAACGATAGTAGGCTACTGTATGTTATAGTGTATGAATAAATAGCTCTGAATAAATAAAGAGCCCACAACATCTTGACACAAGGTCACCTGCATTAGCAACACACTTAAAACAATATAATGTCTTCAACCCtgagaataaaagtattattccTTAGATTTAGACTTAGTATTTTAGATTTCTGTTTGTATTTTAGAGACTGAGGCAGGTTCAGGCTTggttgttttcttcttctttttttaattaattaactttttttcaatTGATCGCACTATGTGTAATTGTTTATAGTAAAAAGTAtactatatttttgtttgtatttattcaGTCTGACTGCGCCAAATTAAGACTGTAGAGTTGATCTTGTGAACGATGGATGAAGATCTGAAAAAGCCGAACACTCACAATGGGAGCATCTCGGGTGCACTGGAAGCCAAAAAGCACGATCAGCCAAAAGCAGCAGTTCTGCAGAAGAatgtgagagagaaagataatCTTACTCATTATGAGCACACACAAGAATGTGAAGAATGTTTCAAGATCACTGGTTTCCATCCAGACATATGGATGTGTAGTGTGTGAAGGGTTTAACTGTGGGGTAACCAGGCAGTGCCTGTCGCCATCACTGCGGTGTAATCCCTTTCCTTCCTGACCCGGCTGTCTGTATATTCTTTTGGGACTCCCACTAATGACAAGTTTGACTTTTTATATGGAAATGTGCATGCATGAGGACGTGGACGGTCACAGTAATACAAATAGCTTAagcttatattaaaataaaataaagtcatacaaTATAAGGGATATAGACCAAACTACAAGCTTCATTCTCTCTGTGATAATAGTGGGTTGAGATCATGTAGTAGATCATTGAAATTAGGGATGCATATGTTGAATTATTATTTGTTACTGTCGATAACTGATTAAATGGCaattctatataaataaacactaaaaactaGAATTAGTCCTGTTCAATGCTATGAATGAATTCAAACAcaaaaaagttattacaaaacgtATTATAAATAGAAAAGGAAGACAATACATTAACCTTTCTTGATACATCAACAACAACGACAGGATGGACACTGGAGCATCTCTTCAGACTGGCACAAAACCAAATACTTTTGAATTCtttagtctatatatatatatatatatatatatatatatatatatatatatatatatatatatgacaaatgaCATAGCTAACCTAAATGTACATAAGAAAGTAAATGAGGATTAAAGTATGcaacaaatattgctacagtagaaatatatatacaaaaatcgaTACATCATGCATCCCTAATTTTAGTTTCACGATAACTCAATTGCTCATAATGAATGAATCCAATACCCTTTAACCTCTTGTCATACTGAATGTCTCAGGTGGGTCTCGTAAGCGGCATCTGTCTTATAGTGGGAACAATGATTGGCTCAGGGATTTTCGTTTCTCCCAAAGCGGTTCTGGAGGGGACTGGAGCAGTGGgcccgtgtctgtgtgtgtgggcgGTGTGTGGAGTGCTGGCTACGATGGGTCAGTATACGCACAACAGACACATTATCTATAAGGTTGCATAAAAGCCTTGATAAACCCTCATAACCACGATAAATGGGTGAGATTAAGCATTGTCACCTCATGTATTGTGTCCTATTGTTTTGGCTGTTTGGTAATCTCTCCATATGACGTAACGATAAGATTCACTGTTTCTAAAAGCAAAGTACAATCTTTTTCTAATATAGTATAGTGTCATTTATGTCCATAGGTTGCTGCTTTATTAATTGGTGCTATATTTTATtgctaacactttacaataaggttcagttAATGGATAAAGCATTAgataacaaacaatgaacagtatTTTTACAGCATGCATTTATACCAATGTTCAAAAATGCTGCTGTTCAGTGTTaattcatttttgctcataataAATAATTGCAATTGAACAATTGGAATTTTAAGCAGTGTATTTCAAAATTAACATTAAGCAAGATTGTTAGTTCATTATGCCAGATGCATTGTACTGAACCTTTTTTGCTCCATCCATTGCAGCTGTTGTTTTACTACATTATGTGTTACAAATATCTAAATGGCAGTCTTTATTTTATCCTGCACTTTCTGCTGAGATTATAGTTGGGCAAAGGCAGGGAGGTTAATCAGATATGTTCACTCATTCAGAAACCCTCAGTCAGTCTTTTTAAGCCACATAATTTTGGGGAAAATTCACAAGACACAGAAATCCTCTTTAGTTTAATACTGACTCTGCCTGCAGAAGACCTTTCAGTAACGGACTCATTGACCTCAGCTTGAACACTGGGAAACTAAGAGGTTtacctgtgcatgtgtgtgcaggGGCCCTCTGTTATGCTGAACTAGGCACAATGATCATGAAGTCTGGTGGAGAGTATCCGTACTTGATGGAGGGTTTTGGGCCAGTGCTAGCATACCTATATTCCTGGACCACGATCATCGTGTTGAAGCCTTCGTCATTTGCCATCATCGCCCTGAGTTGTGCTGAATATGCCTCCACGCCGTTTTACCCAGGGTGCACTCCTCCTCAAGTGGTCACCAAGTGTCTGGCTGCATCTTGTATCTGTATGTACAGGTCTAGGCCTTTATATTCAAATGACATTATACTGTACTCAGCTGTTGTCTGTTCTCTCCATCAGTAATAATTACAGTCGTCAACTGTCTGAGTGTGAAGCTGGCCTACAGAGTGCAGAACTTTTTCACAACAGCCAAACTCTTGATTATTGTCATCATTGTGGTTTCAGGCATCATTCTGCTGGCTCAAGGTACCTCTCCATCCCTTGAGATCTCTGtgatattcatttttattgacaCCTGACTTATGTGACATTCAAACAACATTAGTATTGTATTATTCAATCGAACGGACTGGGATCAAATACATTTtgataaagaaattatttttttattatgttgtgAAAGATGACTCATTGTAGACTATGGCCAGAGCTTGTTTTAGATGAGGTGACCTCAATGACAGATCAATAAAATGTgtcttatttattgtaataattgttttatagGCAATACACAGAATCTTAGAGACCCATTTGCAGGGGCAACAACATCATTTGGAGCAATTGGCCTTGCATTTTACAATGGACTATGGGCTTATGATGGATGGTAAATTATTGACGAGCTCATATAATGTTGCACGTGTGGCATATGAGGCTAATGTTAAGCACCAGTCTTCATCTTTTTGAAACTTTTAATACACACACGCAGATTCTTTCTATTCTTAGAATCAAACAGATTCATAGAATCAACATTTTAGTGTGCTTTCAACCCTGGGAATCACACAATCTAATGATTTCTCTGTTAAAGCAACATCTGATAAGAGTGGATTGAGAGATGTGTTGAAAAGGGAACTGAGTGCTTTTGGAAACTTCAATGcagtgagatcttttttttaGTTGCCTGGACTTTCACCAGATCATTCTCAATCCAGTTCTTGTTCTGAGAGAAGCATGTACAAGACTACAAGTCAGCTATGGCAATTCTTTTTAaagtccttttttctttttcataggaATCAGCTTAACTTCATAACAGAAGAGCTGAAAAATCCATACAGGTCAGAATGAAATGAAACTACAACATATGAAATCTAATTCTTTAATTATATGTGCATGTGAAAGTTTCACCCATTAAATGTAGTCTGTGCTTCAGTGTTAGCCATGAAGTCTTATTGTGTTGTTACCTCTTTTTTTGAACAGAAACCTTCCCCTGGCAATAATCATTGGGATTCCCCTGGTAACTGTGTGCTATATATTAGTCAACATCGCATATTTCAGTGTCTTGACCCCTATTGAATTTCTGCAGTCTCCTGCCGTTGCTGTGGTGAGTGTGTATTATAATCATAGTCACAGGCTGTGTTGGAAATCGCTTCTTTTGAATAAGTACAAACGCAATCTGGTATACTACATTGGCCATGTTGTTATTATCATGTGACGTGCATCAGTTACGTTGCTTCACTGCCACACACTGACCTTTAATTACTTGCTCCAAATGTTTCAAACGCAAATGTCACTAATCATATTTCCTATCATTTTTATGTTTGTGATTTCCAAAAAGTTTTTCTTAGTTTACCTACCTGTGCTTAGTTCTGTAATGCAATAAGCCAAATAATTGGTTTTGCAATCACagtttctaaaaatgtatttttataacccTTACTCTAATcataaatacaaacccgattccaaaaaagtcgggacactgtacaaattgtgagtaaaaaatgaatggaataatttacaaatctcataaacttatattttattcacaatagaatatagataatatatatctctttctgattctgatatatcaAATGGTGAaattgagacattttgaaatggcaTGCAAAATATTGGctaattttggatttcatgagagttaCACAttccaaaatagttgggacaggtagcaataagaggccggaaaagttaaatgtacatataaggaacagatGGAGGACCAATTTggaacttattaggtcaattagcaacatgattgggtataaagtgtgtctctcagagtggcagtgtctctcagaagtcaagatgggcagaggatcacctattcccccaatgctgcggcgaaaaatagtggagcaatatcagaaaggagtttctcagggaaaaattgcaaagagtttgaagttatcatcatctacagtgcataatatcatccaaagattcagagaatctggaacaatctctgtgcgaaagggtcaaggccagaaaaccatactggatgcctgtgatcttcgggcccttagacggcactgcatcacatacaggaatgctactgtaatggaagtcacaacatgggctcaggaatacttccagaaaacattgtcggtgaacacaatccaccgtgacattcgccgttgccggctaaaactctttaggtcaaaaaagaagccatatctaaacatgatccagaagtgcaggtattttctctgggccaaggctcatttaaaatgcactgtggcaaagtggaaaactgttctgtggtcagacgaatccaaatttgaagttctttttggaaaactgggaagccatgtcatccggactaaagaggtcAAGgtcaacccaagttgttatcagcgctcagttcagaagcctgcatctctgatggtatggggttgcatattttctagaacaacatatgctcccatccagacgtcgtctccttcagggaagaccttgcatttttcaacatgacaatgccagaccacatactgcatcaattacaacataatggctgcgtagaagaaggatccgggtactgaaatggcctgcctgcagtccagatctttcacccatagaaaacatttggcgcataaAGAGGAAAttgcaacaaagaagacctaagacagttgaggaACTTGAAGTCtgcattagacaagaatgggacattcctattcctaaacttgagcaacatgtctcctcagtccccagacgtttgcagactgttataaaaagaagaggggatgccacacaatggtaaacatggccttgtcccaactttgagatgtgttgatgccatgcaattttaaatcaacttatttttcccataaaattatacattttctcagttttaacatttgatatgtcatctatgttgtattctgaataaaatattgaaatttgaaacttcaaaatcattgcattctgtttttattcacaattagtACAGTGTCCTAAATTCTTTGGAGTCGGGTTTGTAATTGGATAAGTCATCATGGAAATTCATTGGTCATTTTGAGAATTGTCTTtaatgtcagtttttattttgaagttttcAGTTAATATCCTTTTTGATGTAAAATGATCGAGCTATATTTGACTAAATCATTGGTTACCTCACAGACCTTTGGTGACAGAGTGCTGTACCCATTATCATGGATTGTGCCTTTATTTGTGGTCTTTTCCACTTTCGGTGCAGCCAATGGGAGCTGTTTCACCGCAGGCAGGTTGGGAAATTCAGCTGTTTTATAATAGTTTGCACACTGGAACATTGCTGAAAGTTGTTTTCTGGGCCTGACTCTCACTGTCTGTCATGTCTGTTTGTAAATGTTAGGCTGACATATGTGGCGGGACGGGAGGGCCACATGGCTAGGATCATGTCATTCATCAGTGTGAAACGTTACACACCTTCTCCAGCtctaatatttaatgtaatattacatTCTCAACACTTTTTTCCATAATTGATATAACATCAACTATgagaacagttataaacacattAACAATATCTACATTTTATGATTAAGTATTTGTTCTTGAATGTGATTTGCAGGGCTTCCTGTCAATCATCTACATCATGCCAGCAGACATAAACACTCTCATTAATTACTTCAGTTTTGCTCAGTGGGTTTTCTATGGGCTCACATGTCTTGCGCTCATTGTTATGCGATTCACCAGGAAGGATCTTCAGAGACCTGTCAAGGTTAGTGACACCTCATCATgtgaattaaatttttatatatatataaataaagtttaatactTTTGTTATGGTTTATGGTACTCTGTTGTAAAATGGCTATTCGACATCAAAATGTTTGCTTTTTGTTTCTCTCAGGTCCCGATAGTCATCCCTGTTTTGGTGGTGATTGTGTCCTGTTATCTGGTTCTTGCTCCCATCATAGACAAGCCTGAGTGGGAATACCTGTACTGCACAGTGTTCATAGTCGGTGGTCTCCTCTTATATGTGCCCTTCATTTACTACAAATTCAACTGGACTCAGCGCATCATGAGTAAGTAACTGGAAATGACACATCTGGACATATTTTAGTGAGCGGAACGTATGTTTGTTTTGACCcttaatacattttaagtaaGGTAACCAGATTTATGAAATGAAACTAGGGCCATTGCCTGGTTCAGTGGTCAAAATATCATTGAAATCTCCATTTTTATCAATGAATTAAAAAACAGgaacaatacatttttgtatttaattgttgTGGGTTccatttactattataataaatagtttttttaatgtttgtgggTCAGACTGAACACAAGAAGTTTAAATACAGTTCACCAAAGATCACACAATGaaaaatagtaaatagtaaaCATTGCAGTTAGCAAACGGATCAAAACAGTATTGTAAtgacaaaaattatgactttacacaaaacaaaaataattatgagaacctaaaactgtattttataaatactttaaaattttctaaatgtattaaatatttgaattttcaCATAATATGAATAGGTTCATTCTGTATACAGTAATTAATTTTATAAAGATCTCTACTATCTACTATCCTAGTCCCAATAAGATTTAGTCAAGAAATGGCTAATAGCATCTCTTCCCATAAATTCTTAAATATGAACCGTGACTCTTCCAGGGCCACTCACCATGCATCTTCAGCTGCTACTGGAAGTTGTTCCACCTGAAAAGACTGCGTGACAGACTTCACACTGGAGGACAGACACAGATGTAATAACCAGCAATGGACAACAGACTGATCCATGAAAGAGTGGATAAAGGGTTCTTAAAGGGAACATGGAgcgatttttgtattattttattattatttctaatgcCTGACGATCCATTGTTTGACAGGTATTTCCTGAGTCACagcaatgtgttttttattttttttctatttgtgtaTTGTGTGTTATTATATGCACTCTTGTTGTACAGAAtagcagtgataagtttattgaACTCAAATTTATGAATTGTAAAGAAATTAACTATCCAGAGTAAAATTATTTTTCCTTGAATGCTAAACAGATCATTTCAAACGATGACTTTAGGACAACCCATTGTATGAACTTACTCAGACAGGAGATTACAAATTCTATTAATGTACATCTTTAAGTAGCCTATTATTGAATCACTTGTAATAAAGTGTAGTAGTGAGGTTCTGGAAGTAGatatcccattcattttctccataggagAATTATTAAATCATGTAGAATTCAGTCTCGGTTGCACTCTATATCTTAGAAATGTATATCATGACAATGGGAAATTGTGCAGGTGCTTAGATTGGTCTAAATGAAGACCTGGTGGGTAAAACATGCAAATTCACTACAGATTTTATTGATGATGTGTGCTTTATACAGGCAAGCAGATGAGCTAGGAATATGAACGCAATGTACTAACGTTAAATGGTTAAATGTTTTCTCTATAACATTTTGCTATGTGAAAACATTTAACGTGAAACTTTGCGCATTGCATTTATATTCTGGGTTTATCTGATTGCCTATGCAAAGTGTGCATCATCGATAAGGTGCATATACTGTATTTGTATCACTTTCTTACCACTTAATTCAAACCTCGTAAAAACAAATTCCTGGCGGTCACCAGAGGAAAGCCTTGTTTTGCCCATAGACAGTAGACAGCCCTCAGGTCACGTTCTCCTCCAGGTGGGCGTTCCTGTAAGGGTGTGAACTCACGTGATATCCGTTACGTTTCTCGGCGGTTACTGGGCTTTTATAGGGATTTTTTGGACTTGCTTGAACTCCTAAATTAATATATTCAAAGCAATATACTTGTGGTTGTAGCATAGAATTTTCTCCAATGGGACAAAAATGTCTTCATGAGTTATGACAATCAATCGTTCATTCACCCCTTGCAGTAGATGGCGCCACTCAACAAATATAGAAAAGATGCACTACTATTTTCTCTGTGCTGTCCTTGGCGCCATTCATGATTAGTTGACCGAAGTTAAAAGGTTCATGAGTAACGGTTGAACATGTAAGTTAAGCGAGGGCCAAGATGAACAGGGCGCTGAAACACTGGCGGGAGGCGGCGACGGTGATCCTGGCGGCCGGCCTGAGACACGCTCCGAGCGCGGACTCTTTGGAGAGAGTCACTCATACAGCGCACAAACCTGCCTTTGATTATCACGTGCTGCTGCTGAAACGGAGCAGGAACAGCGGCTTCATGCCCAATGCCTACGTGTTTCCCGGGGGGCTGGTGGACTCGTCTGACTTCTCCAGCGAGTGGCAGGAGGTCTTTAAATCCTTCACGAAAGCGCCCAACTTCGGCATAGGAGTCGCGAAGCAGCCGCCTGGGACCAGGCCACCCATTTTCGCCACCGACAGAGCGAAACTGGGATCCCCGATCCCCGGAGACGTGGCTTTCAGGATATGTGCGGTGAGGGAGACGTTTGAGGAGTCCGGCGTGCTCCTGGCGGTTCCCAAACACGAGGAGAGCGGGATTCGCGTGCGCACAGATGATGCTAGGGACAGTGACCCCCAGCCAGCTCTCACCACACTGAGCGGACTGTGGGACAGAGACGTGCTGTCCAAGTGGAGGTCTCTGGTTATTGGTGACTCGGCGAATTTTATTAAGATGTGCAGGGAGCTGCAGTGTCTGCCCAATATCTGGGCTCTACACGAGTGGGGCAACTGGCTGACACCCATAGGCATGCAGGACAAACAGAGGCGCTACGACACGGCCTTCTACTTCTGCTGTCTGCGCGACACGCCGCACACGCTTCACGACGAGAGGGAAATAGTTCACTTCAAGGTGCGTTTTGAACCGTGAGATTATCACGTTGTACAGTAATTTGTCCGATAGATTAAAAGCTATATTTGTCAGTCTCTAACGTTGCACTGAAATTATATTTGATCAATTTAGGCATTCGCGCCCAATTTGTATCCAGCTGGCGAAACAACTTTGACTTGTCTCCATGTTGACATTCTGAGCGTTCGCCAATggcctcattaatattcatgaggcaAGCGCTCATTCGCCAGCTAGGCTGCGCCCACTTAACGGAAGTGGCTAAACGTCACGtaacataattattattcataaacgTAACATTTTCGCAGTAGCTATTAAAACAGTAGTTCACTATCggaatgaaaattgtcatttattcTCTCTCTTATTTTTCCAAAcgtgtgagtttctttcttctgttgaatacaaaagtatgtatttaaaaaaaatattggaacaGATGTTGAGCACCATTGAGTtgcatagtaggaaaaaaaattactatgGAAGTAAATGGTGCTCATCTGTTCAGATCCCAAAAAACTTCTAAACatctgtgttcaacagaagaaagaaactcgtactgGTTTGGATCAAGtgaagagtgagtaaatgatgacaattgtcTTTCTGAAAGTGAGCTTACTCCTTTAAATCATTAAGACTTATCCTAACAAGTACACACCGTGCTTAACTCTTGGGAAATGCACTGCCTTGTTTCTCAGTGGTCGAGTCCCTATGACATGCTCCACAGCTATAAATCAAAGGAGCTCTGGATCGCTCCTCCTCAGTTCTACGAGCTCGGACGCATGCGCCGGTTTGCAGCTCTCACAGATCTCCATAGCTTCGCCTGGCAGAGGTCTTTGGATGGGTGCGAACACTGGCTGCCTGTTCTCCTGCTGGCACCTGACTGCGTTGCAAGCATTTTACCAGGTATTTGTgtcatataataaattaaaagacatttcTGCTAATTGTCACCTCTTTATCAGACAAAGGAGTCTTTGTCGGACAAGGTTTCTCTTCTTTAATACACAGGGGATGCTCTGTACCCGGAAAAAGTGGACCCTTCTGGAAGTAGTGGCGGCGGCGTGATGAAAACTGAGAAAAGTCTCGAAGAGCTCCAGCGGGACAGCACAAACTTGCACCGTATCATTGGGCAGGATCcgtattcattaactgtacaaaTGAACATCACACCCAAGTATAACCACCTGTCTCCTCTCTGCGCTGCAGATGTGGACAACTCCTTCAAAGAACACAGCAAACTCTGACACTTACCTTTCAAACAGCAGCACGACTGATGGACagaaacaagtgttttttttttttttagatttataaatCAGCTCTTTTCTACCTATGAGTGTAGTTCAATGTGGTCTCCTAACTTTTGAAAGATGATAAAAAATGACTACCTGGTTGATGTGACAACTGCTACTACTGTGTATTTCTTTATAACATTGTCATGAGCTCTTTTAAAGTgcttccaaagaaaaaaaaaaagctaacagATGTAAAGTTTGAATTGTCAGTTTTTCGTTAGTGCAATACTGCAGATGGAAAAGCTACAGAATGTTTATTTGTTGCAAGTTCAATGTTTTCATGCTTTGAGTTTGCTGAATAAATGATACTACAGGCAAACAATAACTTGCGCAATTGTGTGTATAAATATTGCATTCGTTTGGTTTTTGGCTAGCCTAAACTAATCA includes these proteins:
- the LOC132106800 gene encoding b(0,+)-type amino acid transporter 1-like; the protein is MDEDLKKPNTHNGSISGALEAKKHDQPKAAVLQKNVGLVSGICLIVGTMIGSGIFVSPKAVLEGTGAVGPCLCVWAVCGVLATMGALCYAELGTMIMKSGGEYPYLMEGFGPVLAYLYSWTTIIVLKPSSFAIIALSCAEYASTPFYPGCTPPQVVTKCLAASCILIITVVNCLSVKLAYRVQNFFTTAKLLIIVIIVVSGIILLAQGNTQNLRDPFAGATTSFGAIGLAFYNGLWAYDGWNQLNFITEELKNPYRNLPLAIIIGIPLVTVCYILVNIAYFSVLTPIEFLQSPAVAVTFGDRVLYPLSWIVPLFVVFSTFGAANGSCFTAGRLTYVAGREGHMARIMSFISVKRYTPSPALIFNGFLSIIYIMPADINTLINYFSFAQWVFYGLTCLALIVMRFTRKDLQRPVKVPIVIPVLVVIVSCYLVLAPIIDKPEWEYLYCTVFIVGGLLLYVPFIYYKFNWTQRIMRPLTMHLQLLLEVVPPEKTA
- the LOC132106824 gene encoding acyl-coenzyme A diphosphatase NUDT19-like yields the protein MNRALKHWREAATVILAAGLRHAPSADSLERVTHTAHKPAFDYHVLLLKRSRNSGFMPNAYVFPGGLVDSSDFSSEWQEVFKSFTKAPNFGIGVAKQPPGTRPPIFATDRAKLGSPIPGDVAFRICAVRETFEESGVLLAVPKHEESGIRVRTDDARDSDPQPALTTLSGLWDRDVLSKWRSLVIGDSANFIKMCRELQCLPNIWALHEWGNWLTPIGMQDKQRRYDTAFYFCCLRDTPHTLHDEREIVHFKWSSPYDMLHSYKSKELWIAPPQFYELGRMRRFAALTDLHSFAWQRSLDGCEHWLPVLLLAPDCVASILPGDALYPEKVDPSGSSGGGVMKTEKSLEELQRDSTNLHRIIGQDPYSLTVQMNITPKYNHLSPLCAADVDNSFKEHSKL